The following coding sequences lie in one Eschrichtius robustus isolate mEscRob2 chromosome 17, mEscRob2.pri, whole genome shotgun sequence genomic window:
- the CHRAC1 gene encoding chromatin accessibility complex protein 1: MADVVVGKEKCGEQRLVSLPLSRIRVIMKSSPEVSSINQEALVLTAKATELFVQYLATYSYRHGSGKEKKALTYSDLSDTAEESETFQFLADILPKKILASKYLKTLKEKREEEEEEENDNDEESDGDGAES, translated from the exons ATGGCGGACGTGGTCGTGGGCAAGGAGAAGTGCGGGGAGCAGCGGCTGGTGTCGCTGCCCCTGTCCCGCATCCGGGTCATCATGAAGAGCTCCCCCGAGGTGTCCAGCATCAACCAGGAGGCGCTGGTGCTCACAGCCAAGGCCACG gaACTCTTTGTTCAATATCTCGCCACCTATTCCTACAGACATggcagtggaaaagaaaagaaagcactcACTTACAGTGATTTATCAGATACCGCAGAGGAATCGGAAACGTTTCAGTTTCTTGCAG ATATATTACCAAAGAAGATTTTAGCTAGTAAGTATCTGAAAACACTtaaagagaagagggaagaagaggaggaggaggagaacgaCAACGACGAGGAGAGTGATGGCGACGGAGCGGAATCCTAA